The stretch of DNA ATTGTCGTGCTGCCTTCCCAGGTTTTTCGCTGCTCGCACTTGATCCTCAGTTCCACATCGTGCGGCTGGGCCGGATCGGTCACGGTCGTGTAGTCGAACTCTTTCATGCGACCGGCCACTACCTCGACCAATGGTGTGGGATCGATACTGCCCTTGTCCGATAGTGCAATGACATCGACGAAGACGCGGTCGATTCGTTCCAGTTGACTCTTTTGCTCGGCGGTTAAGGCGTCACGGCGTGCCCAGCTGTGGTCGCCCAAGAGTAACAATGTCCCCAGGGTGACGAGCGAAAGGATGCATCTCATGTCTGCTCCATTTTGCTGAAAAGACGATGACCACGAACCCTGTCGTCACTGTATACAACCCCTTCCGGCTGTTGCAAGTTGCGCCTCTGGGAAAGCCGTCCGTATAATCGCGCATGTTGACGGGGACACGAATCGCGTTCATCGGCGGCGGCAATATGGCCGAGTCTCTGCTGGCTGGTCTGTTGCGGAAGGGCGTGACCTCAGCTGAGCGCCTCACTGTCAGCGACCCGCACTCCCAGCGTCGTGAGTGGCTGGCGAGGCGCTTCGGAATTGCAGTCCATGCCGACAACCGGGCAGCGGCGCAAGGGGCGGATCTCATCGTGCTCTGCGTCGAACCGCAGGTGCTCGATTCGGTGTTGGCCGACCTGTCGTCGATTCTCACGTCCAACCTCCTCCTCATTTCCGTCGCTGCCGGATACCCACTTTCCCGCCTGCAAAAACAGCTCAAGACAGCAACCAGACTGGTCCGTGCTATGCCGAACACGCCCTCGACTATCGGAGAAGGGGTCACGGCGTTGAGCCTTGTTCCGGGGTTGTCGTCTCAGGATCAGGATCGGGCGCGATGCCTGTTCGAATCGGTCGGCAAAGTCGTCGTGGTGGAAGAGCGGTTGATGGATGCCGTGACTGGCTTGAGCGGAAGCGGACCGGCCTATGTGTTCGCCATGATCGAAGCGTTGGCAGACGGCGGTGTCTTGATGGGATTGTCACGGGCCACTGCGCAAGTTCTGGCGGCGCAGACGTTGGCCGGAGCGGCGCGTATGGTGCTCGAACAAGGGACACATCCGGCTGTGTTGAAAGATCGCGTAGCCTCGCCGGGCGGCACCACGATTGCGGGACTGTCCCGTCTGGAGCAGGGGCGGCTGCGCGCGACCTTGATGTCGGCCGTGACAGCCGCGGCGCAGCGATCGCAAGAGTTGGGGCAAGAAGAAGGCCATCACCTCTAACAAGGAGCGTGTCTTGTGCAATATTGGGTGAAAGTCGTGTTTGCCGACAATCAGGAACTACTGGTGAAGGATGCGATTCGTCACACGATCAGCGAAGACATGGAGGTGCTGGAAGTCGATTCGGCGAAGGAAGTGATCATCGTTCCCATGAAACAGATTAAGTACAT from Nitrospira sp. encodes:
- the proC gene encoding pyrroline-5-carboxylate reductase, which produces MLTGTRIAFIGGGNMAESLLAGLLRKGVTSAERLTVSDPHSQRREWLARRFGIAVHADNRAAAQGADLIVLCVEPQVLDSVLADLSSILTSNLLLISVAAGYPLSRLQKQLKTATRLVRAMPNTPSTIGEGVTALSLVPGLSSQDQDRARCLFESVGKVVVVEERLMDAVTGLSGSGPAYVFAMIEALADGGVLMGLSRATAQVLAAQTLAGAARMVLEQGTHPAVLKDRVASPGGTTIAGLSRLEQGRLRATLMSAVTAAAQRSQELGQEEGHHL